In Gemmata obscuriglobus, a single genomic region encodes these proteins:
- a CDS encoding UxaA family hydrolase: MAVPISDFAVHLRAQDNVAVARKPIPANTTFLFDSGTFTLPKGIGMGHKFALVAIKEGDPIRKYGQVIGFAGRAIAPGEHVHVHNVSAGAFERDYAYASQIPAPLPPPAEYRTFMGYDRGPGKPDHQRYGTRNYLAVISTVNCSASTSKYIADRVRQLGLLKDYPNVDGVIAIVHRQGCGMQFDGPDHQQLDRTLAGFARHPNVASYLLVGLGCEIVQASHLINNERLDLLQLDGSKGAPLALSIQECGGIGKTVEAGVKAVAEMLPRVNDVRRVQLPAKHLILGTNCGGSDGNSGVTANPALGVASDLMVQQGGASVLGETTEIYGAEHILTRRAVSKEVGEKLVERIKWWEWYTSMFGAEINNNPSPGNKEGGLTTIYEKSLGAIAKAGTTAMVDVYRYAEPVTAKGFVVMDTPGYDPVSMTGIVAGGANVCVFTTGRGSVFGCKPAPCVKVATNTPLYTHMIGDMDIDAGKVLTGTSVEAVGQEIFEKVLSVASGERTKSELNGVGEEEFAPWSIGPTL, from the coding sequence ATGGCCGTTCCGATCAGTGACTTCGCGGTCCACCTGCGTGCCCAGGACAACGTCGCGGTGGCGCGCAAGCCGATCCCTGCCAACACCACCTTCCTATTCGACTCCGGCACCTTCACCCTCCCGAAGGGCATCGGGATGGGCCACAAGTTCGCGCTCGTGGCGATCAAGGAAGGCGACCCGATTCGCAAGTACGGCCAGGTGATCGGGTTCGCCGGCCGGGCGATCGCCCCGGGCGAGCACGTTCACGTTCACAACGTCAGCGCCGGCGCGTTCGAGCGCGACTACGCCTACGCGAGCCAGATCCCGGCCCCGCTCCCGCCGCCGGCCGAGTACCGCACGTTCATGGGATACGACCGCGGGCCGGGCAAGCCCGACCACCAGCGGTACGGCACCCGCAACTACCTCGCGGTCATCAGCACCGTCAACTGCTCGGCCAGCACCAGCAAGTACATCGCCGACCGGGTCCGCCAGCTCGGGCTGCTGAAGGACTACCCGAACGTGGACGGCGTCATCGCGATCGTCCACCGGCAGGGCTGCGGGATGCAGTTCGACGGCCCCGACCACCAGCAGCTCGACCGGACGCTGGCCGGCTTCGCCCGGCACCCGAACGTGGCGTCGTACCTGCTCGTGGGGCTCGGCTGCGAGATCGTTCAGGCGTCGCACCTCATTAACAACGAGCGCCTCGACCTGCTGCAACTGGACGGCTCGAAGGGCGCCCCGCTGGCGCTGTCGATCCAGGAGTGCGGCGGGATCGGCAAAACGGTCGAAGCCGGGGTGAAGGCCGTCGCCGAGATGCTCCCGCGGGTGAACGACGTGCGCCGCGTCCAGCTCCCCGCCAAGCACCTGATCCTGGGGACCAACTGCGGCGGCTCGGACGGGAACAGCGGCGTCACCGCGAACCCCGCGCTGGGCGTGGCCAGCGACCTGATGGTGCAACAGGGCGGGGCCAGCGTCCTGGGCGAAACGACCGAGATCTACGGGGCCGAACACATCCTCACCCGCCGGGCGGTGTCGAAGGAGGTGGGGGAGAAGCTGGTCGAGCGGATCAAGTGGTGGGAGTGGTACACGTCCATGTTCGGGGCGGAGATCAACAACAACCCCTCCCCCGGCAACAAGGAGGGCGGGCTCACCACCATTTACGAGAAATCGCTGGGGGCCATCGCCAAGGCGGGCACGACCGCGATGGTCGACGTGTACCGCTACGCCGAGCCGGTCACGGCGAAGGGGTTCGTGGTGATGGACACGCCCGGGTACGACCCGGTGAGCATGACGGGGATCGTGGCGGGCGGGGCGAACGTGTGCGTGTTCACCACCGGGCGCGGCAGCGTGTTCGGGTGCAAGCCGGCGCCGTGCGTAAAAGTCGCGACCAACACGCCGCTGTACACGCACATGATCGGCGACATGGACATCGACGCCGGCAAGGTGCTCACCGGCACGTCCGTCGAGGCGGTGGGGCAAGAGATCTTCGAAAAGGTGCTGTCGGTGGCCAGCGGCGAGCGCACGAAGAGCGAGCTGAACGGCGTGGGCGAGGAGGAGTTCGCCCCGTGGTCGATCGGCCCGACGCTGTAA
- a CDS encoding DUF1501 domain-containing protein: MPTPHPIGVTRRELLQVGYSGLLGVGLSSFARAGSSGTTPAKKPKSLLIVFLTGAASHHETFDPKPDAPPEIRGEYQTIRTRTPGLLASEHLPKLAARSNLYSVIRSLAHRENNHLVATHHVLTGNVQPGAFFDKIASRDDFPNYAAGRSYFRGAPEGTPCGVNLPTYLMEGPLLWPGQHAGFLGPKHDVMQITQDPNRRDFRVDNLRPSAGMEVNDLRDRMALLSAVNDQRKWLAEAGETKKLTDQQHQALSVLTSGKVARAFDLDQEPAGVRDRYGRHAFGQSCLLARRLIEAGVPVVQANMGRVQNWDSHGNIFNRLKKDLLPPLDTAVSALLDDMTARGLLDDTLVMMLGEFGREPKINKEVGREHWAPCFSGLFAGAGVVPGTVIGKSDKNGAYPVTAPYSPDDIGATVYSVLGVDPHADVRDRLNRPVQLNRGQVIRPLFDGSAD; this comes from the coding sequence ATGCCCACTCCCCACCCCATCGGCGTCACGCGGCGTGAACTCTTACAGGTCGGCTACTCGGGCCTGCTGGGTGTCGGTCTGTCGTCGTTCGCCCGCGCCGGGTCGAGCGGCACGACGCCCGCGAAGAAGCCGAAATCGCTGCTGATCGTGTTCCTCACCGGGGCCGCCAGCCACCACGAAACCTTCGACCCGAAGCCCGACGCCCCGCCCGAGATCCGCGGCGAGTACCAGACCATACGGACCAGGACGCCCGGGCTGCTCGCCAGCGAACACCTGCCCAAGCTCGCGGCCCGGTCAAACCTGTACTCGGTGATCCGGTCGCTGGCGCACCGCGAAAACAACCACCTCGTCGCCACCCACCACGTGCTCACCGGGAACGTGCAGCCCGGCGCGTTCTTCGACAAGATCGCCTCTCGGGACGATTTCCCGAACTACGCGGCCGGCCGGAGCTACTTCCGCGGCGCGCCGGAAGGCACGCCGTGCGGGGTGAACCTACCGACCTACCTGATGGAAGGGCCGCTCCTCTGGCCCGGCCAGCACGCCGGGTTCCTCGGGCCGAAGCACGACGTGATGCAGATCACTCAGGACCCGAACCGCCGGGACTTCCGGGTGGACAACCTCCGCCCGTCCGCGGGCATGGAGGTGAACGACCTGCGCGACCGCATGGCCCTGCTCTCGGCCGTCAACGACCAGCGCAAGTGGCTCGCGGAGGCCGGCGAGACGAAAAAGCTCACCGACCAACAGCACCAGGCCCTCAGCGTGCTGACATCGGGAAAAGTGGCCCGGGCCTTCGACCTCGACCAGGAACCTGCGGGCGTCCGCGACCGGTACGGGCGCCACGCGTTCGGGCAGTCGTGCTTGCTCGCGCGGCGGCTGATCGAGGCCGGCGTTCCGGTGGTGCAGGCCAACATGGGCCGTGTGCAAAACTGGGACAGCCACGGCAACATCTTCAACCGGCTCAAGAAGGACCTGCTGCCGCCGCTCGACACGGCCGTTTCCGCGCTCCTTGATGACATGACCGCACGCGGGTTGCTCGACGACACGCTGGTGATGATGCTCGGCGAGTTCGGGCGCGAGCCGAAGATCAACAAAGAGGTGGGCCGCGAGCATTGGGCGCCGTGCTTCAGCGGTCTCTTTGCCGGCGCCGGCGTGGTCCCCGGCACCGTGATCGGCAAGAGCGACAAGAACGGCGCGTACCCGGTGACCGCCCCGTACTCCCCGGACGACATCGGTGCGACCGTGTACTCGGTGCTCGGCGTCGACCCGCACGCCGACGTGCGCGACCGGCTGAACCGGCCGGTGCAACTGAACCGGGGACAGGTGATCCGCCCGCTGTTCGACGGCTCCGCGGACTGA
- a CDS encoding sensor histidine kinase has protein sequence MQREREELLTKWRERVRKLPSARHLDTPTLNDHMPAFLDELAAVLRARSDESIHEAVCEGTPAIHGAQRADNGFDVVEVVAEYNILRECVYELAEAGGKPLVRRSAHIVNRLIDGAIGSAVKTYATQKALEVQRRREEYLAFVAHDLRTPLSAISLAAGVLELKFGTNEAGTQVGRMVKTLRRNVLHLGSLVDKVLDENTNLRTEVGLKLERRELDLWPLVEALVHDLHPVAGTDSTKLFNEVPEDLVVYADADLLRRVFQNLIANAIKYTPVGDVTISARAVEGGFECSVRDTGEGIPANRLDKVFEPFETDPNKQGGVGLGLAIVKTFIEAHEGTVGVESTVGAGSTFWFTLPARRN, from the coding sequence GTGCAGCGCGAGCGCGAGGAGCTTCTCACGAAGTGGCGCGAGCGGGTCCGTAAGCTCCCATCAGCCAGGCACCTCGACACCCCCACGCTCAACGACCACATGCCGGCGTTTCTCGACGAACTCGCCGCGGTGCTCCGCGCCCGGTCCGACGAGTCGATCCACGAGGCCGTGTGCGAAGGCACGCCAGCCATACACGGCGCGCAGCGCGCGGACAACGGGTTCGACGTCGTTGAAGTCGTCGCCGAGTACAACATCCTACGCGAGTGCGTTTACGAACTGGCCGAGGCGGGCGGGAAACCGCTGGTGCGTCGCTCGGCTCACATCGTGAACCGGCTGATCGACGGCGCGATCGGCTCGGCGGTTAAGACCTACGCCACCCAGAAGGCGCTCGAGGTCCAGCGGCGGCGGGAGGAGTACCTCGCCTTCGTCGCCCACGACCTGCGCACCCCGCTGAGTGCTATCTCACTGGCCGCGGGGGTGCTGGAGCTCAAGTTCGGGACGAACGAAGCGGGCACGCAGGTCGGGCGGATGGTGAAGACCCTCCGCCGCAACGTCCTGCATCTCGGATCGCTCGTTGACAAGGTGCTCGACGAGAACACCAACCTGCGGACCGAAGTCGGTCTCAAACTCGAGCGGCGCGAACTCGATCTGTGGCCGCTCGTGGAGGCACTGGTTCACGACCTGCACCCGGTCGCCGGGACCGACAGCACGAAGCTCTTCAACGAGGTCCCCGAAGATCTGGTCGTGTATGCCGACGCCGACCTGCTCCGGCGGGTGTTCCAGAACCTGATCGCGAACGCCATCAAGTACACCCCGGTGGGGGACGTGACCATCTCGGCACGGGCGGTGGAGGGCGGGTTCGAGTGCTCGGTCCGCGATACCGGAGAGGGCATCCCGGCCAACCGGTTGGACAAGGTGTTCGAGCCGTTCGAGACGGACCCGAACAAGCAGGGCGGGGTCGGGCTGGGGCTCGCGATCGTCAAGACGTTCATTGAGGCCCACGAGGGAACCGTCGGCGTCGAGAGCACCGTCGGAGCGGGTTCGACGTTCTGGTTCACACTCCCCGCGCGGCGGAACTGA